DNA from Xanthomonas hyacinthi:
TGCCCGGCGTGTTCGCCGCCGGCGATGCGACCACGGTGCCGTACAAGCAGATCGTCATCGCCATGGGCGAAGGCTCCAAGGCGGCGCTGAGCGCGTTCGACCACCTGATCCGCAGCAGCGCGCCGGTCGACAGCGCGGTCGCCGAAGCGGCCTGATTGCGCGACTACCCCCGCCGCGACCCGGCGCGGGGCCTATGCTGTTTCCGAGCACAGCCCGCACCGCCAAGGAACCTGCCGATGAACCTGCGTGATCTGAAATACCTGGTGGCGCTGGCCGATCACAAGCATTTCGGGCGTGCCGCCGCGGCCTGTTTCGTCAGCCAGCCAACGCTGTCCACGCAGATCAAGAAGCTGGAGGACGAACTGGGCGTGCCGCTGGTCGAGCGCGCGCCGCGCAAGGTCATGCTGACCCCGGCCGGGCGCGAGGCAGCCAGCCGCGCGCGCGGCATCGTCGCCGAGATCGAGCAGATGAAGGAAGCGGCGCGGCGCAGCCAGGACCCGGAAGCGGGCACGGTGCGCCTGGGCATCTTCCCGACGCTGGGTCCGTACCTGCTGCCGCACGTGATTCCGGGCATTCGCGCGCGCTTCCCGCAGCTGGAACTGCTGCTGATCGAGGAAAAGAGCGACGTGCTGCTGAGCCGCCTGCGCGAAGGCCGGCTGGATGCGGCGCTGCTCGCACTGCCGCTGCACGACGACCAGCTGCACGCCGAATTCCTGTTCGAGGAACCGTTCGTGCTGGCGGTGCCCGAGCAGCATCCGCTGGCGCAACGCGGCGAGCCGCTGCAGCTGAGCGAACTGCACGAGCAGCGCCTGCTGCTGCTCGAGGACGGGCATTGCCTGCGCGAACAGGCGCTGGACGTGTGCCACCTGTCCGGCGCGCTGGAAAAGGCCGAATTCCAGGCCACCAGCCTGGAGACGCTGCGGCAGATGGTCGCCGCCAACGTCGGCGTGACCCTGCTGCCGCTGCTGGCGGTGCAGCCGCCGGTGGCGAACCCGTCCAACATCCGCCTGCTCGACTTCGACCAGGCCTGCGGGCCGAGCCGGCGCATCGCGATGCTGTGGCGGCGCAGCTCGGCGATGAGCGCGTTCCTGGAACACCTGGCGCAGCTGTTCAAGGCGCTGCCCGCGGAACTGTTCGTGCTGCCGCCGCAGGCGCGCGCCGCGCCGCCGGCGACCAGCAAGGCCGCTGCCTGATCCTGATCCGCGAGCGGCGAGTGGCGGCCACGCCCGCCGCCGCGGCATCGCATCGGCGCCGGCTTGCTTGCCCAATGGGCCGGGGGCGGCATGGTGCCGCCCTCGTCTTGTGCCGCTACCGGAGCGTTCCCATGTCTTCGCAACACCGCAGCGGCCTGCCGCCGTCGTTGCTTGTGTCCAGCCACGAGCTGGCCCGTCTCCAGGCCTTGCTCGAGTCTCCCGCATTGCAGCAGCACCCGGCCGCGCTCGCGCTGGGCGCAGAACTCGGCCGCGCCCTGCTCGGCCTGGCCGTGGGCCAGTCGGTCGACTGGCAGGCCCCCGGTAGCCGCGCGCTGCGCCTGCGCGTGCTCGCGGTGCAGGCCGCAGACGCCGCCGCGCGCGCAACGCGTTAACGTGCGCAGGTCTATCCTCCACTTCATTCGTTCCGAGAACTATCGATGACGTCTTCCGCTCCTTCCAAACTGGCTCAGCTGCGCGAGTTGTCCGTGGTCGTGGCCGATACCGGCGACTACGATGCGATCAAGCGGCTCAAGCCGGTCGATTGCACCACCAATCCGACCCTGGTGAAGAAAGCCCTGGACCTGCCGGTCTACGCCGAGCTGATCGACGAGGCGCTGGCCTGGGCACGCGGCCAGGATGGCGACCACGCCACCCTGGTCGAGGAGATCGCCGACCGCCTGACCATCGGTGTGGGCAGCAAGCTCAGCGCGCTGGTGCCCGGGCGCGTGTCCACCGAAGTGGACGCCGACCTGGCCCACGACACTGCCGCCACCATCGCCAAGGCGCACAAGTTCATCGCCATGTACGCCGAGCGCGGCGTGCCCAAGGACAAGATCCTGATCAAGGTCGCCGCGACCTGGGAAGGCGTCGAAGCCGCGCGCCAGCTGCAGCGCGACGGCATCGACTGCAATCTGACGCTGATCTTCAACCGCACCCAGGCGCTGGCCTGCGCCGAGGCCGCCGTGTTCCTGATCTCGCCGTTCGTCGGCCGCATCCTGGACTGGTACGTGGCCAACGGGCAGACCCCGGCCAGCATCGACGCAGACCCGGGCGTGCAGTTCGTGCGCGACGTGTATGCCGAGTTCAAGCGCCGCGGTTCGCAGACGGTGGTGATGGGCGCCTCGTTCCGCTCCACCGCGCAGATCGAGGCGCTGGCCGGCTGCGACCGCCTGACCATCTCGCCGGAGCTGCTGGAAAAACTCGATGCCGACCGTGGCGAGCTGCCGCGCAAGCTCTCGCCCGGCCAGGCCGACGGCGCGCAGATCGCACCGATCGATGCCAAGCAGTTCGCCGCCGACCTGGCCGCCGATCCGATGGCGACCGAGAAGCTGGCCAGCGGCATCGACACCTTCGCCAAGGACCTGCAGGCGCTGCGCGCCACGATCCGGCAGACGCTGGCGGTGTAGCCATTGCCGCCGCACGGGCACGAACCGTGAGCGGCGGCGACGCCGCTCTTCTTGTTCGAACCTGCGCAAACAACGCCCGGAAGGCGCTGGGCACGGTGCGATACGCCCGGCTGAAATGCTGGCGCAGCGACACCGCACTGCCGAAGCCGGCCAGTTGCGCGACGGCGTCCACCAGCTGGCGCGTGGTTTCCAGCATGCGTTGCGCAACCGTCGCCCCGCGCGCATCGGCCTCGCGCACGGCGTTGACCATGGCGCGGGGCGGGCGCTCTTGCGCATCGCGCCCGCGCGACCACTCCCTGCGCAAGCCCCTGCCCAGCGCGTCTCCGGAGACCGACCCGGCGCAGTGGCTGCAGGCGCGCTGGATCGGCACGCTCACGGTGGTCGGCTACATGACCCACAACTGCGATGCCTCCCCCGTCAACCACGCATTGCACAACAGCGCGGAGGTCGGAGGTCGAGTTCCTGCACGATGCTTCCGGCGCGCTGCCGTATCGCAACCAGGCCGGCTTTGCCAGCGCGGCAGAAATCCAGCGCGCGTTCAGCGTAGCGTTGCAATCGCGCTTTGCGGCGGTGATGTCCACCGCGCAAGGGCAAGACTGCGTGAACACCGGTGCGCTGCCGGTGCGCGACAACACCTCCCTGTGCAACCGGCGCGCACGCGGTCTGGTGCAGCAGGCCGGTTCCAGCGCGATACGCAGGTCGCCGCGCTCGTGGCCACCACACCGATCGCTATGTAGTGATGCCGCGTGGTTCTGGCACGCGCTGGCCGCGTGCAGACGACGCGAACGAAATCATGGACTTATCGTGACACCCGGCGCCAGATGCGGCAGCACGCCGCACCTGCGCCCAGGCGGCGCATTGACGCCCCGCAACGGATTCGCAAGATGGGGGCGCAGTATCGCCAGGGGATCGACGCCATGTCTGCGCCCAGCCTGTCGCGGCGACTCGTCGCCGACGCCGGACCGCCACCTGCCATCAACTTTCCGGGCGCGAGCGCCCCACCTTCGCAGGACCTGCCATGAGTCATCGCGCCATCGCAACGCGGCGTCGGTCCCTGTGCGTTGCCGTCTTCGCCAGCCTGCCCGTCGCCGCCTCCGTCCATGCCCAATCCAGCGCCGCCGATGCGGCGATCACCCGGCTCGATCAGGTCAGCGTGATCGGCAGTCGGACCCAGGCCCGTACCGTGCTCGAATCGCCGGTGCCGATCGACGTGTTCGGCGCCGAAGACCTCCGTCGCAGCGGCTACACCGACCTCAGCCAGATCCTGCAATCGCTGCTGCCATCGTTCAACTTCCCGCACCCGACCACGCCGGACGGCAACACCCATATCCGCTCGGCCACGCTGCGCGGGCTGTCGCCGGACCAGACCCTGGTGCTGGTCAATGGCAAGCGTCGCCACCCCAGCGCCTGGGTCAACAGCGGCGGCACCGTCGGCAAGGGCGCGGTCTCCACCGACCTCAATGCGATACCGGTCAGCGCGATCGCACGCATCGAGGTGCTGCGCGACGGCGCATCGGCGCAGTACGGCTCCGACGCGATCGCCGGGGTCATCAACATCGTGCTGCGCGAGGACGCCGGCTTCGAGGGTCGGGTCAGCCATGGCAGCACCCGCGATGGCGGCGGCGACACCAGCACCGCTGCACTGGATACCGGAGTGGCCCTGGCCGATGCGGGTGGCCTGCACCTGACCCTGGACTATCGCAAGCGCAAGGCCGCCGACCGCGGCTTGCCCGATACCCGCCAGCAGTACTTCGGGATCGGCCGCAACGGCGCGCCGGTGGCGCCATCCAGCAGCTACGGTTCGGGCATCGGCCTGGCCCCGATCGGCGGTGCGGCGGCGGGGGCCGTGGCCGATCCACGTGAAGCCACGATCGACCGCGGCGCGCTGTGGCGTTTCGCCGACTCGGCCGACACCGTGGACAAGACCGTGTTCGGCAACCTGCGCAAGCCGCTGCCGTGGGGCGACGCACTGGAGACCTATGCGTTTGGCGG
Protein-coding regions in this window:
- a CDS encoding LysR substrate-binding domain-containing protein, which encodes MNLRDLKYLVALADHKHFGRAAAACFVSQPTLSTQIKKLEDELGVPLVERAPRKVMLTPAGREAASRARGIVAEIEQMKEAARRSQDPEAGTVRLGIFPTLGPYLLPHVIPGIRARFPQLELLLIEEKSDVLLSRLREGRLDAALLALPLHDDQLHAEFLFEEPFVLAVPEQHPLAQRGEPLQLSELHEQRLLLLEDGHCLREQALDVCHLSGALEKAEFQATSLETLRQMVAANVGVTLLPLLAVQPPVANPSNIRLLDFDQACGPSRRIAMLWRRSSAMSAFLEHLAQLFKALPAELFVLPPQARAAPPATSKAAA
- a CDS encoding GreA/GreB family elongation factor, with the protein product MSSQHRSGLPPSLLVSSHELARLQALLESPALQQHPAALALGAELGRALLGLAVGQSVDWQAPGSRALRLRVLAVQAADAAARATR
- a CDS encoding transaldolase; this translates as MTSSAPSKLAQLRELSVVVADTGDYDAIKRLKPVDCTTNPTLVKKALDLPVYAELIDEALAWARGQDGDHATLVEEIADRLTIGVGSKLSALVPGRVSTEVDADLAHDTAATIAKAHKFIAMYAERGVPKDKILIKVAATWEGVEAARQLQRDGIDCNLTLIFNRTQALACAEAAVFLISPFVGRILDWYVANGQTPASIDADPGVQFVRDVYAEFKRRGSQTVVMGASFRSTAQIEALAGCDRLTISPELLEKLDADRGELPRKLSPGQADGAQIAPIDAKQFAADLAADPMATEKLASGIDTFAKDLQALRATIRQTLAV